The window CGACACTTTTGCGCGGCGCGTTGGCCATTCCATCGTTCGGCACATCCATACGCCGGCGTACGGCCCCATCGAGAGCGGCCATCCCGGGTTAACGGCAGGTTCGGACAAGAGTTGAGTGCCGCGGCGACATTTACAGGGCGGCGCGGCGAAATGTAGCGCTGCCGCGTGACGGGCGCACTTCCGGCAGCGGTCGCCTTCGGCGCCGCTGCCGCCGCGCACGGTCGTCGTGGGTCGGCCCCGCGTCACGCGGCCGCGCTGCGCGCGCCGAACAGCGCCGCGACCAGGTCGGCCTCGTCGAGTTGCTCGAGCCACCAGCTCAATGCGCGCCCGGCCTTGTCCTCCCGCCAGCCGAGATAGCAGTTCGTATGCTCGCGCACGCCCGTCAGCCGCCGCTCGACGAGCTTGCCCTGACGAATCGGCTCCTCGGCGACGGGCGCCGGCAGCATGCCGACCGCGAGGCCTTCGCACAGCAGCTCGAGCTTGGCGGCCAGCGTCGGCACGACGATGACCGGCTGCCCGTCGTGGACGGCCACCGACTTCGGTTCGAGGTCGCGCGACGTGTCGCTGATCACCACGCCGCGATGGCCCGAAATGACGCCGCTGTCGAGCGGTGCGTCGAGCGCGGCGAGCGGATGCTGCGGCGCGACGACGAACACGTGGCGCAACACGCCGATCGGTCTTGCGGCGAGGTTCGGCGCGTGCGGCGGCTCCCCGGCCGCGCCGATTGCGATATCGGCACGCCCGGACACGAGCGCGTCCCACACGCCGCCGAGCACTTCGGTCGAGAAACGCAGCCGCGTCGTCATCTGCAGCGCGTAGAACGCGCGCACGTGGGGCCACAACGACGCAAGCGGCAGGATTTCGTCGACGCACAGGCGCAGCTCCGCCTCCCATCCCGCATGGACGCCGCGGACGCGGTCCTCCAGCTCGCGCCCGGCGCGCAGCAGGCGGCGGCCGTCGTCGACCAGCAGACGGCCCGCGTCGGTCAGCTGCGCGCGCCGCCCGCTGCGATCGAACAGCGTGACGCCAAGCTCGCTCTCGGTCTTCTGCACCAGATAAGTCAAGGCGGACGGCACGCGGTGGAGCAGCACGGCCGCTTCCGCGAACGTGCCCGTGCGGTCGATGGCATCGAGCGCCTCCATGACCTCAAACGACAACTTCACAACGATCACCTTTCAGGTAGGCCCGCGGCGATCCGGACGCCGGTCCGGACGCCGGTCCGACACCGGCCGGGCGCCCGGCCGCCGGCACGCGCGGCGGCCCGGCGCGGCCGTTCGCCCCGTGGCGCCACGGGGCGCCACGGGGCGCCACGGGGCGCCACGGGGGCGTCATTTTGGCAGCGGCGGCGACGCTTTTCCACCAGATTCGTCCGCTCATCCGCACGCACGGCCGGCTCGCCGGGCGCCCGGCCCGCGCCGGCCGCCGCCTTCGTGCGCACCGATGCGTTGCCGCATCGCGGCGAAGACGCGACGCGCCAACCGCTGCCGCGGCAACCAACTCTTATATAAGACATAAGACATTTGACGCTTGACCACATTGCGACTACAATTGCGTCCAAGCATTGACGCAGTATCCGGAATAGCAGCCCCGGCGTACCTGGAAAGGCCTTCCCCTGAAACTCAACATCAGCAGGTCCCCCATGCTTGAAAACTTTCGTGCTCACGTGGCCGCCCGCGCCGCGCTCGGTATTCCTCCCCTGCCGCTGACGGCCCAGCAGACCGCCGAACTGGTGGAGCTGCTGGCGAATCCGCCCGCAGGCGTTGAGCAGACCCTGCTCGACCTGATCACCCACCGCGTGCCGGCCGGCGTCGATGAAGCTGCCCGCGTGAAGGCCGGCTTCCTGGCTGCCGTGGCCAAGGGCGAGACCGCCTGCCCGCTGATCTCGCGCGCTCGCGCCACCGAGCTGCTCGGCACGATGCTGGGCGGCTACAACATCCAGCCGCTGATCGAGCTGCTGTCCGATGCCGAAGTGGGCGCCGTAGCCGCCGACGCGCTGAAGAAAACCCTGCTGATGTTCGACCAGTTCCACGACGTGAAGGAACTGGCCGACAAGGGCAACGCGCACGCGAAGGCCGTGCTGCAAAGCTGGGCCGACGCCGAATGGTTCACGAGCCGTCCGGAAGTGCCGCAAAGCCTGACGATCACCGTCTTCAAGGTGACGGGCGAAACCAACACCGACGACCTGTCGCCGGCGCCGGACGCCACCACCCGCCCGGACATCCCGATGCACGCGCTGGCGATGCTGAAGAATGCACGTCCCGGCATCACCCCGGAAGAGGACGGCAAGCGCGGCCCGGTCAAGTTCATCGAGTCGCTGAAGGAAAAGGGCCACCTGGTCGCGTACGTGGGCGACGTGGTCGGCACCGGCTCCTCGCGCAAGTCGGCCACCAACTCGGTGCTGTGGTTCACCGGCGAAGACATCCCGTTCGTGCCGAACAAGCGCTTCGGCGGCGTGTGCCTGGGCGGCAAGATCGCCCCGATCTTCTACAACACGATGGAAGACGCCGGCGCGCTGCCGATCGAGCTCGACGTGTCGCAGATGGAAATGGGCGACGTGGTCGAACTGCGCCCGTACGAAGGCAAGGCGCTGAAGGACGGCAAGGTCATCGCCGAATTCCAGGTGAAGTCCGACGTGCTGTTCGACGAAGTGCGCGCCGGCGGCCGCATTCCGCTGATCATCGGCCGCGGGCTGACCGCGAAGGCGCGTGAAGCGCTGGGCCTGGCTCCGTCGACGCTGTTCCGCCTGCCGCATCAGCCGGCCGACAGCGGCAAGGGCTTCTCGCTGGCGCAGAAGATGGTCGGCCGCGCGTGTGGTCTGCCGGAAGGCCAGGGCATCCGCCCGGGCACGTACTGCGAACCGAAGATGACTTCGGTCGGCTCGCAGGACACCACGGGCCCGATGACCCGCGACGAACTGAAGGACCTCGCGTGCCTCGGCTTCTCGGCCGACCTCGTGATGCAGTCGTTCTGCCACACCGCCGCTTATCCGAAGCCGGTGGACGTGAAGACGCACCAGACGCTGCCGAACTTCATCAGCACCCGTGGCGGCATCGCGCTGCGTCCGGGCGACGGCGTGATCCACTCGTGGCTGAACCGCATGCTGCTGCCCGACACCGTCGGCACCGGCGGCGACTCGCACACGCGCTTCCCGATCGGCATCAGCTTCCCGGCGGGTTCGGGCCTGGTCGCGTTCGCGGCCGCCACCGGCACGATGCCGCTGGACATGCCGGAATCGGTGCTGGTCCGCTTCAAGGGCAAGATGCAGCCGGGCGTGACCCTGCGCGACCTCGTCAACGCGATTCCGCTGTACGCGATCAAGCAAGGCCTGCTGACGGTCGCGAAGCAGGGCAAGAAGAACATCTTCTCGGGCCGCATTCTCGAAATCGAAGGCCTGCCGGACCTGAAGGTCGAGCAGGCGTTCGAGTTGTCGGATGCGTCCGCCGAGCGCTCGGCCGCCGGTTGCACGGTCCACCTGAACAAGGAACCGATCATCGAATACCTCAACAGCAACGTCACGCTGCTGAAGTGGATGATCGCGCAGGGCTACCAGGACCCGCGCAGCCTGCAGCGCCGCATCACGGCGATGGAGCAGTGGCTGGCCGACCCGCAACTGCTGTCGCCGGATGCCGACGCCGAATACGCGGCCGTCATCGAGATCGACCTGGCCGACATCCACGAGCCGATCGTGGCCTGCCCGAACGATCCGGACGACGTGAAGACGCTGTCCGACGTGGCCGGCGCCAAGATCGACGAAGTGTTCATCGGTTCGTGCATGACCAACATCGGCCACTTCCGTGCCGCGTCGAAGCTGCTGGAAGGCAAGCGCGACATCCCGGTCAAGCTGTGGGTCGCGCCGCCGACCAAGATGGACCAGAAGCAGCTGACCGAGGAAGGCCACTACGGCGTGTTCGGCACGGCCGGTGCGCGCACCGAAATGCCGGGCTGCTCGCTGTGCATGGGCAACCAGGCACAGGTGCGCGAAGGCGCGACGGTCATGTCGACGTCGACCCGCAACTTCCCGAACCGTCTCGGCAAGAACACGAACGTGTACCTCGGCTCGGCGGAACTGGCGGCGATCTGCTCGCGCCTGGGCAAGATCCCGACCAAGGACGAGTACATGGCCGACATCGGCGTGATCAACGCCAACGGCGACAAGATCTACAAGTACATGAACTTCGACCAGATCGAAGACTTCAAGGAAGTGGCCGACACCGTGCAGATCTAAGCGTGCTGTCGAGCTGCGGCGGGTTGCACCTGCCGCAGCGAGATCCGATGGCGCCGCGGTCTCGATGCCTGCGGCGCCATTTTTTTTGTTGCGGGCGGCGCGCGATGCGCCGGGGCGCGCGTCAGACCATCCGGTCGAAAAATGAAGCGATGGACCCAGCCCGCGTCAGGCGAGCCGGCCGACGTCGACAGTCTCGATGAGCCGTTCAATGTCGAGCAGGATCAACATCCGGTCACCGTCCTCGTCCGAGACCGAGCCGAGATCGGTGATGAACCCGGCGTCGCCCATCACCCCGAATTCGGGCGCAGGCCGGCGATCGGCCGGCGCCAGCGCCAGAACGTCGCTCACCGCGTCCACGACGATGCCCACCGTCCGTCGCGCGACGTTCAGGACGATGACGACCGTCGCGTCGTTGTACTCGGCGGATTCCAGCGCGAACTTCAGCCGCAGATCGACGATGGGCACGATCACGTCGCGCAGGTTGATCACGCCCTTGACGAACGCCGGTGCGTTGGCGATGTGCGTCGGGGTTTCGTAGGAGCGGATCTCCTGCACTCGCTGGATGTCGATGCCGTATTCCTCGGCACCCAGCCGGAACGTCACGAACTCCTGCGTGTCTCGCACGGCGGCCTGTCCGCGCGTGCCCTTCGTGTGCGGATCTTCAAGTACTGCGTTCATGAATCTTTCTCCAGTTGTCGATCGGTGACGGTCTGCTCAGAACGTGTGCCAGTCTTCAGTCGCGCCAGCGGCAGCGACTGCCGGCTCGGACGGTCGCGCCACGGGCGCCGTGGCCTTGCCTGCCGCGGCGCGGGGAGCCGGACGCCGTGCCGGCTTCGGCGCAGCCGGAACCGGCTGGCTCGCGCGTGTGCCCTCGACGCGGAAGAAGGCCACCGCTTCGCTCAGCTGACGGCCCTGATCTTCCAGCGAAGTCGAAGCCGCCGCCGCTTCTTCCACCAGCGCCGCGTTCTGCTGCGTGACCTCGTCCATCTGCGTGATCGCCTGGTTGACCTGTTCGATCCCCCGGCTCTGCTCGCCCGAAGCCGCTGCGATCTCGCCCATGATGTCGGTCACACGAGCCACCGCCTGCGTGACTTCGGCCATCGTTTTGCCGGCTTCACCGGCGAGCGCCGAACCGTCCTGAATCTTCTGGACCGAGGCATTGATCAGGTCCTTGATCTCCTTTGCCGCGCTCGACGAGCGCTGGGCGAGACTTCTGACTTCGCTCGCGACCACCGCGAAGCCACGGCCCTGCTCACCGGCGCGCGCCGCTTCCACCGCGGCGTTGAGCGCCAGGATGTTGGTCTGGAACGCAATGCCTTCGATGATCCCGGTGATATCCGCGACTTTCGTCGAGCTCTGGCTAATGTCGGTCATCGTTTCCACGACCTGTCCGACCACGGTGCTGCCTTTCTGTGCAACTTCCGATGCGTTGGCAGCCAGCGCGCTCGCCTGCTGCGCATTCTCCGCGTTCTGCTTCACCGTGGACGTGAGTTCCTCCATGCTCGACGCAGTCTCCTGCAGCGACGACGCCTGCTGCTCGGTGCGCGACGACAGATCCTGGTTGCCCGAAGCAATCTGGCTCGACCCGGTGGCGATATTGTCTGCCGAGGTCCGCACCTGCCCGATCAGCCTCACGAGGCTGGCCTGCATCGCCCCCATTGCGGCAAGCACGCTCCCCGCAGGCGCGTCCTTCGCCCCCACCACCACACTGAGATCGCCGGCGGCCACTCGCTGCGTCACTTCGCCCAGCGCGGCCGGCTCGGCGCCGAGCGCACGCAGCAGGCCCCGCGTAATCAGGACGCCGGCCATCATCGCCATCGCGACCGCCGCCAGACAGATACCGATCAAAAGCATGCGCTGGTTCGAGAATTGATCCTCGGACTGCCTGACCATCTCGGCCGCACGTTCATTGGCAAAGGCCGCATAGTCGTTGGAGGCCTTGATCAGGGTAGAAAGCAGCGGCCGGCATTTGGTGTCGATTTCGGCGATGGCCGCGTCGCGCTGATTGCTCACGGCAAGCCTGTCGATCTCCAGCGCCACCGGGCGATAAAGCGATTCGATGCGTGGAATTTCAGCCGCCAGGCTGCGCTCCCGCTCGCTCATGTCGGGCGCGCTGGCCACCATCGCCTTGAATTTCGTCAGGTTGGCTTCGACTCTCCGCTCGGCGTCGCTGACGGCATTTTTTTCGATCTCGACGTCCGCAGGCGCGGTGACCAGGACGAGGTTGCGTACGGCCATCGCGCGATCGTCGACGGCGGTACGGACGGACGCAGCCATCTGGGCGCGACCGTTGATTCCACTGACGAATCCGGAAAAACGATTGTTCGCCTCGTTCAACGCGTTCAGCGCGAGACCCGATACCACCAGCACCAGCGCCGCCAGCAGGCTGAAGGTCGCCGTGAGCTTCGTACGGACAGTCATTCGTTTGGAACTCATGTTTCATACCCCCATCGATTCAGTTTCGAAGCCTCTGCCGGGATGCTCGGCCGTCATCGAGTTCCCCGCTGCTTGTTGCTTTAACGGGTGCTTCGCAACCATCCTTGAGCGCCTCTATCGTCCCAATCGTTTGCGTCAGGGTTCTGGAGAACCTGATTCATCCGGCGGGCCACGTC of the Burkholderia ubonensis genome contains:
- a CDS encoding methyl-accepting chemotaxis protein; protein product: MSSKRMTVRTKLTATFSLLAALVLVVSGLALNALNEANNRFSGFVSGINGRAQMAASVRTAVDDRAMAVRNLVLVTAPADVEIEKNAVSDAERRVEANLTKFKAMVASAPDMSERERSLAAEIPRIESLYRPVALEIDRLAVSNQRDAAIAEIDTKCRPLLSTLIKASNDYAAFANERAAEMVRQSEDQFSNQRMLLIGICLAAVAMAMMAGVLITRGLLRALGAEPAALGEVTQRVAAGDLSVVVGAKDAPAGSVLAAMGAMQASLVRLIGQVRTSADNIATGSSQIASGNQDLSSRTEQQASSLQETASSMEELTSTVKQNAENAQQASALAANASEVAQKGSTVVGQVVETMTDISQSSTKVADITGIIEGIAFQTNILALNAAVEAARAGEQGRGFAVVASEVRSLAQRSSSAAKEIKDLINASVQKIQDGSALAGEAGKTMAEVTQAVARVTDIMGEIAAASGEQSRGIEQVNQAITQMDEVTQQNAALVEEAAAASTSLEDQGRQLSEAVAFFRVEGTRASQPVPAAPKPARRPAPRAAAGKATAPVARPSEPAVAAAGATEDWHTF
- a CDS encoding LysR family transcriptional regulator; the encoded protein is MKLSFEVMEALDAIDRTGTFAEAAVLLHRVPSALTYLVQKTESELGVTLFDRSGRRAQLTDAGRLLVDDGRRLLRAGRELEDRVRGVHAGWEAELRLCVDEILPLASLWPHVRAFYALQMTTRLRFSTEVLGGVWDALVSGRADIAIGAAGEPPHAPNLAARPIGVLRHVFVVAPQHPLAALDAPLDSGVISGHRGVVISDTSRDLEPKSVAVHDGQPVIVVPTLAAKLELLCEGLAVGMLPAPVAEEPIRQGKLVERRLTGVREHTNCYLGWREDKAGRALSWWLEQLDEADLVAALFGARSAAA
- the acnB gene encoding bifunctional aconitate hydratase 2/2-methylisocitrate dehydratase, whose protein sequence is MLENFRAHVAARAALGIPPLPLTAQQTAELVELLANPPAGVEQTLLDLITHRVPAGVDEAARVKAGFLAAVAKGETACPLISRARATELLGTMLGGYNIQPLIELLSDAEVGAVAADALKKTLLMFDQFHDVKELADKGNAHAKAVLQSWADAEWFTSRPEVPQSLTITVFKVTGETNTDDLSPAPDATTRPDIPMHALAMLKNARPGITPEEDGKRGPVKFIESLKEKGHLVAYVGDVVGTGSSRKSATNSVLWFTGEDIPFVPNKRFGGVCLGGKIAPIFYNTMEDAGALPIELDVSQMEMGDVVELRPYEGKALKDGKVIAEFQVKSDVLFDEVRAGGRIPLIIGRGLTAKAREALGLAPSTLFRLPHQPADSGKGFSLAQKMVGRACGLPEGQGIRPGTYCEPKMTSVGSQDTTGPMTRDELKDLACLGFSADLVMQSFCHTAAYPKPVDVKTHQTLPNFISTRGGIALRPGDGVIHSWLNRMLLPDTVGTGGDSHTRFPIGISFPAGSGLVAFAAATGTMPLDMPESVLVRFKGKMQPGVTLRDLVNAIPLYAIKQGLLTVAKQGKKNIFSGRILEIEGLPDLKVEQAFELSDASAERSAAGCTVHLNKEPIIEYLNSNVTLLKWMIAQGYQDPRSLQRRITAMEQWLADPQLLSPDADAEYAAVIEIDLADIHEPIVACPNDPDDVKTLSDVAGAKIDEVFIGSCMTNIGHFRAASKLLEGKRDIPVKLWVAPPTKMDQKQLTEEGHYGVFGTAGARTEMPGCSLCMGNQAQVREGATVMSTSTRNFPNRLGKNTNVYLGSAELAAICSRLGKIPTKDEYMADIGVINANGDKIYKYMNFDQIEDFKEVADTVQI
- a CDS encoding chemotaxis protein CheW, with the translated sequence MNAVLEDPHTKGTRGQAAVRDTQEFVTFRLGAEEYGIDIQRVQEIRSYETPTHIANAPAFVKGVINLRDVIVPIVDLRLKFALESAEYNDATVVIVLNVARRTVGIVVDAVSDVLALAPADRRPAPEFGVMGDAGFITDLGSVSDEDGDRMLILLDIERLIETVDVGRLA